From Chitinophagaceae bacterium, the proteins below share one genomic window:
- a CDS encoding T9SS type A sorting domain-containing protein: MKKFISFFVITIFLFANAVKSQVAWNTFQGGNGYDVGAELAMDGAGNIYVAGFSIGSWGSPIRAFNGGSHDGYVAKFDSNGNLLWNTFLGGTGRDWCSGIVIDPSDGSIYVSGESDIAWNPGIIKNPYFSVNDGFIAKLNPAGAIQWVSYIGNVIPGTVASSKNTYDIAFHNSNLYVAGYYAAHSSDFPGNPWTMTSFMARMNLSGTITGFEKFGTPASIAGEPISLAFSLTVSPDGIIYVGGHSDAAWNTSYWWGSPLESHHGSKDAFLAAFNSATAFGSNPSHGLLWYTFIGSSANDEAFEIYAGADGFVYISGYSDQNWGTPVNPFSGTRNSFVSKHASNGTRQWHSFVGLNSYTSYIVSSLFHGPDNTIFLSGDFNNNPSVTQFNAGSGTLIRNILPSCTHAEGTARDIKYSDGYIYAVGETYFSWGNPVNAHSGSGQHHNMFVAKFTPFNITASAGPDENLYFGYAPDQCVTKTATITYGNGPFTYSWTLDRALLPGETMTGSGTASVTVCLMDTAQLCLTVTDATGCTATDCANIFAEDVRCFAGNSQPHKVLICHNGNTICVDDNAIATHLAHGDYVGPCVSTFANPGDIEITETPKPGLTIYPNPGSGRFTITLNGNDISSREGALRVINSNGRVVKQWNMNGQNRISLELNVPGTYMVQLVTGRQVITKKLVVLH; the protein is encoded by the coding sequence ATGAAAAAGTTTATTTCATTTTTTGTTATAACGATCTTTCTTTTCGCTAATGCGGTAAAGTCTCAGGTTGCCTGGAATACATTTCAGGGAGGTAATGGATATGATGTGGGTGCAGAATTGGCAATGGATGGAGCTGGGAATATTTACGTTGCCGGATTCTCAATAGGATCCTGGGGTTCTCCAATAAGAGCATTCAACGGTGGATCACATGATGGTTATGTCGCCAAATTTGATAGCAATGGCAACCTGCTATGGAACACTTTCCTTGGAGGAACAGGCAGGGATTGGTGTAGCGGAATAGTAATAGATCCTTCCGATGGCTCAATCTATGTTTCCGGGGAAAGTGATATTGCCTGGAACCCGGGAATAATTAAAAACCCCTATTTCAGTGTAAATGACGGATTTATAGCCAAACTAAACCCGGCAGGAGCTATCCAGTGGGTTTCTTATATTGGGAATGTAATTCCGGGAACAGTGGCTTCCAGCAAAAATACTTATGACATTGCTTTTCATAATAGCAACTTGTATGTTGCCGGTTATTATGCTGCGCATTCCTCCGATTTTCCAGGGAACCCTTGGACGATGACAAGTTTTATGGCACGAATGAACCTGAGCGGTACAATTACCGGGTTTGAAAAATTTGGCACTCCTGCTTCAATAGCTGGAGAGCCGATAAGCTTAGCCTTTTCATTAACTGTTTCACCCGACGGTATTATTTATGTGGGGGGACATTCAGATGCTGCATGGAACACATCTTACTGGTGGGGTTCTCCATTAGAAAGTCATCATGGCTCAAAAGATGCATTCCTCGCTGCATTTAATAGCGCAACAGCTTTTGGCAGTAATCCGTCTCACGGATTGCTGTGGTACACATTTATCGGTTCTTCAGCTAATGATGAAGCGTTTGAAATCTATGCCGGTGCGGATGGGTTTGTATATATATCCGGGTATTCAGATCAAAACTGGGGCACACCCGTCAATCCTTTTTCCGGAACAAGAAATTCCTTTGTGAGTAAGCATGCCAGTAACGGAACCCGTCAATGGCACAGCTTTGTAGGCTTGAATTCTTATACCTCTTATATCGTATCAAGTTTATTTCATGGTCCGGACAATACTATTTTCCTGTCCGGGGATTTTAACAATAATCCGAGCGTTACCCAATTCAATGCCGGTTCCGGAACCCTGATTCGGAATATACTTCCAAGTTGTACTCATGCAGAAGGAACAGCAAGAGATATAAAGTACAGTGATGGTTATATATATGCCGTGGGAGAAACATATTTCTCATGGGGAAATCCTGTTAATGCACATTCCGGATCTGGCCAGCATCATAATATGTTTGTTGCAAAGTTTACTCCCTTCAATATCACGGCATCCGCGGGCCCGGATGAAAACCTCTACTTCGGCTATGCACCCGATCAATGTGTAACAAAAACGGCAACTATAACCTACGGCAACGGCCCTTTTACTTATAGCTGGACATTAGACCGGGCATTACTGCCCGGAGAAACAATGACAGGCTCAGGTACGGCATCTGTTACTGTATGCCTGATGGATACGGCACAGCTCTGTTTAACTGTAACGGATGCCACCGGATGTACGGCTACGGATTGTGCCAATATTTTTGCCGAAGATGTAAGATGCTTTGCCGGAAACAGTCAACCACATAAGGTTTTGATCTGCCATAATGGGAATACGATCTGTGTAGATGATAATGCAATTGCCACTCACCTGGCCCATGGCGATTATGTTGGCCCCTGTGTTTCCACGTTTGCAAACCCGGGCGATATAGAGATCACGGAAACACCTAAACCGGGATTGACCATTTATCCAAACCCAGGAAGCGGCCGTTTTACCATAACATTAAATGGTAATGATATAAGCAGCCGTGAAGGGGCGCTCCGGGTAATAAACAGCAACGGCCGGGTAGTGAAGCAATGGAACATGAATGGACAGAACAGGATCAGCCTGGAGCTTAATGTACCCGGAACTTATATGGTACAACTGGTGACGGGCAGGCAGGTTATTACAAAGAAACTAGTTGTGTTGCATTAA